A region of Salvia splendens isolate huo1 chromosome 17, SspV2, whole genome shotgun sequence DNA encodes the following proteins:
- the LOC121773617 gene encoding protein SCO1 homolog 2, mitochondrial-like — protein sequence MPLLSRGVFAAISHAESSLEAFKRSGLSKIFFSSMSRRPSLNNLSSHPLTEQIMVADHEGLFRLNCFTKYGLSKRYYCSKTKSTNSVKTSPLPEQAGTNWRSFLIPGLALTGIGGLLFLFHHNDQRRVVLKGKGVKFERSANHGPIIGGPFSLINTEDRRVTEKNLLGNWVLLYFGYTSSPDVGPSELRKMANTINILESKQNIKVLPIFVTIDPQRDTPSHLRAYIHEFDSRIVGLTGPVTAIRQMAQEYRVFFRKVDEQGSDYLIESSHNIYLLNPGMEVSRSFGLEYNAGELSEAIAKEIKKSAITEARS from the exons ATGCCATTGCTATCGAGAGGTGTCTTCGCCGCCATAAGCCACGCGGAATCATCTCTCGAGGCTTTCAAAAG GTCTGGTTTGTCAAAGATATTTTTCTCATCAATGTCCAGAAGACCttccttgaacaatttatcttCTCATCCATTGACTGAACAAATAATGGTGGCAGATCATGAGGGTCTGTTTCGTCTGAACTGTTTCACGAA GTATGGTTTATCTAAGAGATACTACTGTAGCAAAACAAAGTCCACAAACAGTGTTAAGACTAGCCCGTTACCTGAACAAGCTGGCACTAATTGGAGATCTTTTCTAATT CCTGGTTTGGCTTTGACTGGAATTGGTGggttactttttctctttcaccATAATGATCAAAGGAGAGTAGTGCTTAAAG GTAAGGGTGTAAAGTTTGAGCGAAGTGCCAACCATGGGCCGATAATAGGTGGcccttttagtttaatcaataCAGAAGATCGCCGTGTGACCGAAAAGAATCTTCTGGGGAATTGGGTTCTTCTTTATTTCGGCTATACATCCTCCCCTGATGTAGGGCCTTCAGAACTTCGAAAGATGGCCAACACAATTAACATCTTAG AATCGAAGCAGAATATCAAGGTCTTACCCATATTTGTCACTATTGATCCTCAGCGGGACACCCCCTCACATCTTCGTGCTTATATCCACG AATTCGACTCAAGAATAGTGGGTTTGACTGGACCAGTTACTGCAATAAGGCAAATGGCACAAGAATACCGAGTGTTCTTCAGAAAGGTTGATGAACAAGGGAGTGATTATCTTATCGAGTCTTCTCACAACAT CTACTTGTTGAACCCGGGTATGGAGGTCTCGAGATCATTTGGCCTCGAGTATAATGCCGGGGAGCTGTCTGAGGCCATAGCCAAAGAGATCAAGAAATCTGCTATTACTGAAGCGCGGAGTTGA
- the LOC121773266 gene encoding PLAT domain-containing protein 3-like isoform X1, with translation MGLKYLSFNLLILFSSFIYSSQADEECVYGIYVQTGSVKRAGTHSIIGLTLSDALGAQLEIPNLEDWGLMGPGFNYFETGELNIFGGKGLCLTGPICGLNLTSDGSGPYAGWYCEFVKVSAFGLHSPCSQQNFAVEQWLAKDEPPYKLTAAMDVCSGSARDARPEEKGLRLSMVTSK, from the exons ATGGGTCTGAAATATCTCAGCTTCAATCTCCTCATCCTTTTCTCCTCCTTCATCTACTCAAGT cAGGCAGATGAAGAATGTGTGTATGGCATATACGTGCAAACAGGCTCTGTCAAAAGGGCCGGAACCCACTCCATAATAGGCCTCACCCTATCCGACGCTTTGGGGGCCCAACTCGAGATCCCCAATCTCGAGGACTGGGGCCTCATGGGCCCAGGATTTAACTACTTCGAGACTGGCGAGCTCAACATCTTTGGCGGGAAAGGCCTGTGCCTCACAGGCCCGATTTGCGGATTGAACCTTACTTCGGATGGGTCCGGCCCGTATGCCGGTTGGTATTGTGAGTTTGTGAAAGTGAGTGCGTTCGGGCTCCATAGCCCGTGTTCCCAACAGAATTTCGCAGTGGAGCAGTGGTTGGCTAAAGACGAGCCACCTTATAAGCTCACCGCGGCCATGGACGTGTGCTCAGGCTCGGCCCGTGATGCTCGGCCAGAGGAAAAGGGCTTACGTTTGTCCATGGTGACCTCTAAGTAG
- the LOC121773565 gene encoding PLAT domain-containing protein 3-like: MDTKYLIFNFLILSFIIYTNANSSDCIYTIYVQTADTPSAGTTANVSIFIGDNYKDELSIGNLKDWGLMGSTHNYFKAGETDLFSVKGPCLRGPICSLIIVISGYDDWYCDFIEISSVALGKSCSQKHFVVKKWLDYNKGSALILQDECASESGSLRS; this comes from the exons ATGGATACCAAATATCTCATCTTTAATTTCCTCATCCTATCCTTCATCATCTACACGAAT GCGAATTCGTCGGACTGTATCTACACCATCTATGTGCAAACCGCGGATACTCCGTCGGCCGGCACTACTGCTAACGTAAGCATCTTCATCGGCGACAACTACAAAGATGAACTCTCAATCGGCAACCTCAAAGATTGGGGTTTAATGGGCTCAACCCACAACTACTTTAAGGCCGGAGAAACGGACCTCTTCTCTGTGAAAGGCCCATGTTTACGTGGGCCCATATGCAGCCTAATAATCGTGATAAGCGGTTATGATGATTGGTATTGCGACTTTATTGAAATAAGCTCTGTAGCACTTGGAAAATCGTGTTCCCAAAAGCATTTTGTGGTGAAAAAGTGGCTCGATTACAACAAGGGATCAGCGCTCATTCTTCAAGATGAGTGTGCGAGTGAATCTGGTAGTTTGAGGAGCTGA
- the LOC121773826 gene encoding TPR repeat-containing thioredoxin TTL1-like — protein MGDNNTPAPKQSGCGLFHLVFGRRNIQTTRRSVSTSSLPATAPTTRFPSTTGPNDQNPAKRHLISPAAKKTNAAATATKPYAKKAMHAGPGFGLSGELDTMINDYQRASRPALYGNLGNLRQAAAPETHQPSLKYATSVMGNVVAKPKTKPVSLCRAISTRMDPEELKMLGNEDYRNGRFAEALALYEAAISIDPEKASYRSNKSAALVALGKLLEAALECREAIRIDPFYQRAHNRLALVLLRLGEAERALFHFKQAGSDADPDAIARAKQVLIHLNKCGEAKIHRDWITLLKESVLAVDAGADSAPSIFGLRAEALLKMNKHEEAIETMGKSPDFDVDLCTKFFGPVGSSSLLVFQSQVYLAAGRFDEGVAAAQAAAKLDPRSKEAVAVAKKARAVAAARVNGNELFKGARYSEACIAYGEGLSHDPHNAVLLCNRAACRSKLGQFQKAIEDCNAALRVRPSYTKARLRRADCYAKIGKWAACVEDCEALLRENPEDEEIGRMMREAEAKLRKGGGRQDLNGAGGDAAGLAVVVSNEHFRDFVASSGTCVVLFSTKTADSRILQVVEQLYQRYPSVKFLKVDLEDHPSLAKSEGVNSFPAFIIYTNGTRASQIAGDKFDLLETSIKGCIRS, from the exons ATGGGAGACAACAACACTCCAGCTCCTAAACAATCCGGCTGCGGCCTCTTCCACCTCGTCTTCGGCCGCCGCAACATCCAGACAACGCGCCGCTCCGTCTCCACCAGCTCCCTCCCGGCTACCGCCCCCACCACCCGCTTCCCCAGCACCACCGGACCCAACGATCAAAATCCCGCCAAACGCCACCTCATTTCTCCGGCAGCTAAAAAAACCAatgccgccgccaccgccaccaaaCCCTACGCGAAAAAGGCCATGCATGCCGGGCCGGGCTTCGGGCTTTCAGGTGAGCTCGACACCATGATCAACGACTACCAACGGGCCTCCCGGCCCGCGCTATACGGCAACCTCGGCAACCTCCGGCAGGCAGCCGCGCCGGAGACCCACCAGCCGAGCCTGAAGTACGCCACGAGCGTGATGGGCAACGTCGTGGCAAAGCCCAAAACGAAGCCCGTGTCGCTGTGCCGGGCCATATCAACCCGAATGGACCCGGAGGAGCTGAAAATGCTCGGCAACGAAGACTACCGCAACGGCAGGTTCGCCGAAGCCCTGGCTCTGTACGAGGCCGCCATATCCATCGACCCGGAGAAGGCCTCGTACCGGAGCAACAAGAGCGCGGCCCTCGTCGCCCTCGGGAAGCTTCTAGAAGCAGCCCTCGAGTGCCGCGAGGCCATCCGCATCGATCCTTTCTACCAACGCGCTCACAACAGACTTGCCCTTGTTCTCCTCAG ATTGGGAGAGGCAGAGAGGGCTCTGTTCCACTTCAAGCAGGCCGGTTCCGACGCTGACCCCGACGCCATCGCCAGAGCTAAGCAGGTTTTGATCCATTTGAATAAATGCGGCGAGGCGAAGATCCACAGAGATTGGATCACGCTTTTGAAGGAATCAGTTCTCGCTGTCGACGCCGGCGCCGACTCTGCGCCTTCGATATTCGGATTGAGAGCTGAGGCGTTGCTGAAGATGAACAAGCATGAAGAAGCCATTGAAACAATGGGGAAAAGCCCTGATTTCGACGTCGATCTCTGCACCAAATTCTTCGGCCCCGTTGGGAGCTCGAGCTTGCTGGTATTCCAATCTCAGGTCTACTTAGCTGCTGGCAGGTTTGATGAAGGTGTGGCGGCAGCGCAAGCAGCGGCGAAGCTGGACCCGAGGAGTAaggaggcggtggcggtggcaaAGAAGGCGAGGGCGGTGGCAGCAGCGAGGGTGAATGGCAACGAGCTCTTCAAGGGGGCGAGGTATTCTGAGGCGTGCATTGCGTATGGCGAGGGGCTGAGCCACGATCCGCACAATGCAGTCCTGTTGTGCAACAGGGCTGCGTGCAGATCGAAGCTCGGGCAGTTCCAGAAGGCCATAGAGGACTGCAACGCGGCCCTCAGGGTCCGCCCGTCCTACACCAAGGCTAGGCTGAGGCGGGCCGATTGCTATGCCAAG ATTGGGAAATGGGCGGCATGTGTGGAGGATTGCGAGGCGTTGTTGAGGGAGAATCCGGAGGATGAGGAGATCGGGAGGATGATGAGGGAGGCGGAGGCGAAGCTGAGGAAGGGAGGCGGGAGGCAGGACTTGAACGGGGCAGGCGGGGACGCTGCTGGCTTGGCTGTGGTGGTGAGCAATGAGCATTTTAGAGATTTTGTGGCTTCTTCTG gTACTTGTGTTGTTTTGTTCTCTACCAAGACAGCAGATTCAAGAATCTTGCAAGTTGTGGAGCAGCTCTATCAGAGATATCCATCTGTGAAGTTTCTCAAG GTGGACTTGGAGGATCACCCTTCCTTGGCGAAATCGGAGGGGGTGAACTCATTCCCGGCCTTCATAATATACACGAATGGAACGAGGGCTAGTCAGATCGCAGGGGACAAGTTTGATTTGTTAGAGACATCGATCAAAGGTTGCATAAGATCGTGA
- the LOC121773266 gene encoding PLAT domain-containing protein 3-like isoform X2: MGLKYLSFNLLILFSSFIYSSADEECVYGIYVQTGSVKRAGTHSIIGLTLSDALGAQLEIPNLEDWGLMGPGFNYFETGELNIFGGKGLCLTGPICGLNLTSDGSGPYAGWYCEFVKVSAFGLHSPCSQQNFAVEQWLAKDEPPYKLTAAMDVCSGSARDARPEEKGLRLSMVTSK, translated from the exons ATGGGTCTGAAATATCTCAGCTTCAATCTCCTCATCCTTTTCTCCTCCTTCATCTACTCAAGT GCAGATGAAGAATGTGTGTATGGCATATACGTGCAAACAGGCTCTGTCAAAAGGGCCGGAACCCACTCCATAATAGGCCTCACCCTATCCGACGCTTTGGGGGCCCAACTCGAGATCCCCAATCTCGAGGACTGGGGCCTCATGGGCCCAGGATTTAACTACTTCGAGACTGGCGAGCTCAACATCTTTGGCGGGAAAGGCCTGTGCCTCACAGGCCCGATTTGCGGATTGAACCTTACTTCGGATGGGTCCGGCCCGTATGCCGGTTGGTATTGTGAGTTTGTGAAAGTGAGTGCGTTCGGGCTCCATAGCCCGTGTTCCCAACAGAATTTCGCAGTGGAGCAGTGGTTGGCTAAAGACGAGCCACCTTATAAGCTCACCGCGGCCATGGACGTGTGCTCAGGCTCGGCCCGTGATGCTCGGCCAGAGGAAAAGGGCTTACGTTTGTCCATGGTGACCTCTAAGTAG